A DNA window from Molothrus ater isolate BHLD 08-10-18 breed brown headed cowbird chromosome 2, BPBGC_Mater_1.1, whole genome shotgun sequence contains the following coding sequences:
- the ANKRD49 gene encoding ankyrin repeat domain-containing protein 49, with protein MNKDKQADEDDDDSELFEDFTEHFNQLELLETHRHLIPVGTQSCWLGQSDDDDDEQERTEEWYEMQEKKMEKHPEKLLLWAAENNRLGTVKRLLTEKLAPVNARDEDQYTPLHRAAYSGHLDVAHELVAQGADVHAQTVDGWTPLHSACKWNNTSVAAFLLQQGADINAQTNGLLTPLHIAAGNKNSRETLELLLMNRYVKPDLKNNLDETALDIARRTDIYHYLFEIVEDCINTVSP; from the exons ATGAATAAAGACAAGCAAGCTGATGAGGACGATGATGACAGCGAGCTGTTCGAAGACTTCACAGAGCATTTTAACCAACTTGAACTGCTGGAGACGCACAGGCATTTGATTCCTGTGGGAACTCAGAGCTGTTGGTTAGGACAgtctgatgatgatgatgatgagcaAGAAAGAACGGAAGAATGGTACgaaatgcaagaaaagaaaatggaaaaacatcCAGAGAAATTGCTACTCTGGGCAGCTGAAAACAATCGG CTGGGTACGGTGAAGAGGCTCCTGACGGAAAAGCTGGCTCCAGTGAACGCTCGTGATGAGGATCAGTACACTCCTCTGCACCGAGCTGCCTACAGCGGGCACTTGGACGTTGCACACGAGCTGGTGGCCCAAGGGGCCGACGTCCACGCGCAGACCGTGGACGGCTGGACGCCCCTGCACAGCGCCTGCAAGTGGAACAACACCAGCGTGGCCGcgttcctgctgcagcagggcgCGGACATCAACGCGCAGACAAACGGGCTGCTGACACCCCTGCACATCGCTGCAGGAAACAAGAACAGCAGGGAAACCCTTGAGCTCCTGCTGATGAATCGCTATGTGAAGCCAGACTTGAAAAACAACTTGGATGAAACTGCCCTTGACATTGCAAGGAGGACTGATATATATCACTACCTTTTTGAAATAGTAGAAGACTGCATAAACACTGTGTCCCCATAA